TATTGGCTTTAAACTGAATCCAAGGCTTGTCAGTGAATATTCAACTCTAGGTGGAACCTCAGCATATACTTTTCTATTTACAAGACCATCCTGCTCCATCTGCCTTAAATTTTGAGTCAAAACTTTTTGTGAAATACTTCCAACCGACTTCTTTAATTCTCCAAATCTTTTGGTACCTGTAAGCAAATCTCTAATGATTAAAACTTTCCACTTATCACCTATGAGTGAGAGTGTAGTTTCAACTGGGCATGCAGGCAAATCTTTTTTATCCATAAAAGTTTCTCCTTTAAAAATGTTATAAGCACACAATAGTATACTTTAGGTAACTACAGTACTTTTAAGTGCTTACTTTACATTTGATATTATGAATATTATTATAAATTTGTAAGTAGCAAATTGCAAGTTCAATTTTAAAGGAGGTTCATTAAGATGAACGAAGTAGTAAAATTTTTAAAAGAAAATCCAGTGCAATATTTTGCAACTGTAGGATTAGACGGTAAACCAAAAGTACGTCCTTTCCAATTTATGCTTGAGAAAGAAGGGAAACTATATTTCTGCACAAACAATAAAAAAGACGTTTTTGCCCAACTTCAAAAATGTCCCTATATTGAAATTTCAACATCAAGTCCAAAATTTGCATGGATAAGATTAAATGGTAAAGTTGTATTTTCAAATGATATGGAAACTAAAAAAGCTATTATAGAGAACAGTAGTCTAGTGAAATCACTTTACAAGTCAGCAGAAAACCCAATTTTTGAAATTTTTTATCTTAAAGATGCAAAAGCTGTAATAGCCAATTTTTCAGGTAATCCACCTAAAGAGTATACTCTTTAATTTTAAAGACTAAATTAAACTTCCGGAAGTTAGTAAAACATTTTTATTCCTACTTAGAGTTTTATAAAATCATATAACTAGATGTCCCTTTTTTTCAGCAAGTGTGATTGTGGCTTCTATACCAGAGTTAAATTTAAGGTAGTCACTTTCAATGCCATCACTGAATATGACTCCATTTTCAGGCATTTGAGATGATATCTTTAGTTGAGATCCTTTTTTAATTTTTCCAAAAACTATATCTGCTTTTGTAGTTCTACTTGGGAAAGGCTCACGTACAGAAAAGTACAAATAATCAATGTCCCAAGCTGGATTATTTTTTTGCTTGATTTTAAGATCTGAATTAGATGTATTATTTATAATATTTATAGCACCTGTAAGTATACTTTTGAGCCATCCTGTTGAACCAAGACCAGTAGATACAATAACTCCACTTGAAGATTGATGTTCTTCATCTTTGCCTAACTTTATATTGTACCTAGCAGATACATGACTTTTTTGTCCTATGAACAAGTCATTTACAGCATAAATACTCTGTCCATCATTTAAAGCTGCTTTTGCCATGGAAACTTCTTTAACTTGTCTTTTTACATTAAAGACATCTTTAACAACCAATTTAAGATCATCAACTTTAAATGGAAGAAGCACTCCATCCCACCTTGAAGAATCAGGATTTACACCAATTAAAAGCTGATTTGAAAGATACTTTAAAGTATTTGCCACAAGACCATCTTGTCCTATAACTACCACTAAATCATTACCCCCAAATATAAAGTTAGGTACAAAATCCCTATCCACAATTTGAGTTCTGCCTAATCCTTCAAGTTGACTTTGAGCTTTAGATACAGCTTGTTTATAAATTTTATCTTCAGTGATATAATCTGAAAAGTCACTTCCAAGATGTTCGATATAAAACTTTGCCTGTTCAATTGTATTATATCTTGCAATTAATTCTTCAAGGCCTGTCTTCCTCTTTATTATAACTATCTTATTTTCAGTTAATCTTACCATAACTAATTTCTCCCTTTAAGTATTTCTTGAAAAAGATCAGGTGATATATTAAGCTGTCCAATTTTTCCTGCATTCTCTGCTAGTTCTTGAAGGGCAAGTGCTGCTAATTTATTTGGCTGCATTCCAATACTTGCAAGAGATTGTATTATATTAGAATCTATTCCTTCTAGCGACTTCATAACAGCTGACAACTCATAAGCTTTTGCATCAGCTCTAACTTTTGAATTTTTTACAGAGATGTCAACAAGTGCTCTCTTTTTTTCTTCAAGTGCAGTTTCAAAATTCATCTTTTCTTGTTTGAGTTCATTTTGCTTTTGCTGGAAAGTCCTCTCTGCTTCAAGTTGTGTTTCTCTAACTTGTTTTTTCTTGTTTTCAACTGCTATCTCCGTATTGTATTCATTTTCCTTTACACGTCTTTCCTGCTCAATTGAAGCATTTCTTCTCTCATAAATAGCTTCATCTGCTTTCTTCAAGATTTTCTCTCTTGTCTGAGCTTCTAATGCCCTTGCAGTTTCTTTATTTGGAACAATATTTAATATTGAAAGTCCAAGTATTTCAATTCCAAGAAGTTCTATCTCCTCACTTTTTTTAATCTTACTCAATATCTCACTTGCAAGTATTTCACTTGATTTAATAGCATCCTTGAGCTCCAAATTTTCAATTGTCTTTTTAGTTAGCACCCTTACAATATTTATTACCCTCTGTGGAAGTTTTTTAGGATCATCGGAAACATAGCCCTTTCCTTTCTTCATATCAAGTGTATAATTTAAAACTCCTGCAATTTTCTTTTGGTCGACAATTCTAAAAGTAACCTGTCCTTGAACCGTAACCGTTTGAAAATCTGAAGTAACTTCTTCAAAAATAAAAGGTGAATCCACACTTCCAACAGGGACAAGAACAATTGAAGTGGTTGGAACATAATAATAAAATGATATTCCAGCACCTTCCCTTACAATTTTACCATTCCTATACTTTAATACATACTCACTTGGTTGAAATTTTATAAATTTAAATCCAAACATAATTTATTCCTCCTAAAAAATATTATCAAACTTATGTAACTTAAATTTTCAAGCTGCTTCTTATCCATATTGTCACCTACATGCTTAAGTCTTGTTATTAACTATTTGTTATTAACATTATAATATTAACATGCATCTATGTCAATATCTTTTAATATAGATATCAAAAAATAAAAACAAAGGGCTAAATACTTTAACCCTTTGTTTTTATGCATTCAATTAAATTCTATTCTTATCCTTATTCCTCAATTTTTTCTTTACAAAACATAGCTCCAAAAATCATTACAACTGCAAAGACAATCAGATATGCAGCGACTTCCATTTTATGAGAAAAGCAAGCAGCAATTATCATAAAAACACATCCAGCTAAGGAAATAATAGGTGCTATAAATCTCTTAAATGGGTTTAAATCCTTTTCCTTTTTCATCATCATAATAAAAATAGGAATGTATAATGCATAGATAGTAACTATAGGTAATTCAGAAGAATCAAAAGAGAAAAATCCAAACCAAGGTTTTGTTAAGTTAGCACCATAAAAGTATAATAACCATATACCACAAAGAAGCAGTCCAAATACAGATGAATTAGTAGGCATATTTGTCACATTATCAACTTGCTTAAATACATCTGGTTTTGGTCCAATATTCCTTGCTGCTAAAGAATAAATACCTCGAGTACATCCCAGCATTAATCCATTTAAAGTTCCAAGGCAGGAAATGATAACAAATACAAACAGCAGTGAACCACCTACTGATGAAAAAACTGTTTGGAAAGCCAATTTAGCTCCTGCTTCACCGCCAGCCATCATAACCTTATTTGTTACTGCTCCAGCTAGTCCTACATAATAGAGTATGTAAATAATCATAATTACAAAAGTTCCTCCAACAAGCGCCAATGGAAGATTTTTCTTTGCATCTTTTAACTCTGCATTAATACTTGTAGCAATGATCCATCCTTCATAAGCAAAAGCTGTAGCAACAACAGCTGTAAACAGTGCATTAGAAGTATTAACTTCTTTTACTACCGTTGTAAAATTATATGCAATCATACCATTACCCACACCCACAACTGTTCCAATTACAGCCATTAAAGCTAGTGGAATAAGTTTTATAATGGTTGTACTAACTTGAAATTTACCTGCTAAAATTGGTGACAGTGAATTTAACGCAAAACTTGCTATCAAATATACGCCTGCAATAGTCATACACTCTCCACCTGTAATTGAGAATCCAAGTAATACACAAGTATATCTAGCCGAAATCCATGCTAATACTGACGTCAATGTTGGATAGTAAATGAGTGCCATAAACCACCCAACATAATATGCATACTTTTTTCCCAAAGTAGCTTCTGCATAATCTACTACACCGTTTACATACTGATACTTAGTTGCCATTACCGCAAAAGTATAGGCACAAGAAATCATAATAATACCACCTATAACCCAGGCCAGTATACCAAGTGTAAGATTTCCACCTGTTGCAGTTAAAACTTTTTCTGCTTTAAAAAATACACCACTACCTATAACAATTCCGATGACCATGGCTATAGCAGTAATAAGGCCATACCTTTTTTCTAACTTTGCTTCCATAATTAAATCCCCACCTCTTTGATTTATTAATATTATAATGAATATTGCTTTTATACATCATGCTGTCTAATCACTACAATCAGCATGAAATATTAATTTTTATTGTACCACAGAATTAAATATTTACCAACATTTCTTTTTCTTCATTGTTGTGAATTTTCAAATTATTTATTGATATTGAGACAACTTGTATTTGACAAAAGTTCAATTTTAGTATACTATATAATAAATTAAATAAAGTCAATTTAAATCTTATCAAGAGCGGTGGAGGGACTGGCCCTATGAAACCCGACAACCAACATTTTTCATTTGAATGTATGGTGTTAATTCCAGCAGATTATTTCTGAAAGATAAGGAAAATAGTTTCTATAATTAGTATTAAAAGTTGTTTTTCTTATGAAAGCAGCTTTTTTATTATACAAATTATTTAAATTAGCCTATTCCTTTGTATATCTATTCACTACTTAAATATTCAAAATAAGATTTTTATTTGATTAAGGCATTTGAAAAAATATCCTAGCATACTGACTAGTTATTTCTTTGAAAATGCCTAAGCTACCTATATATAAAGGAGGATTTTTTATGCCAATAAATATACCTAACGATCTTCCAGCCTCTAAAACGCTGAAGGCTGAAAACATATTTGTAATGAATGAAAGGCGTGCATTAAAACAAGATATAAGGCCTCTTAATATAGTCATATTGAATCTAATGCCGGTTAAAACCGTTACGGAAGTACAACTTTTAAGGTTGCTTAGTAACTCCCCTATTCAAATTGATATAACATTGATATATCCTAAATCCCACAGATCAAGAAATACTTCAGAACAATATCTTCTCAAGTATTATGAAACTTTTGATGAAATAAAAGATAGAAAATTTGATGGCATGATAATAACAGGAGCACCTGTTGAAAAACTGAAATTTGAAGATGTTGACTATTGGGATGAATTAACTGAAATAATGGACTGGAGTAAAAAAAATGTATATTCAACTTTACACATATGTTGGGGTTCTCAGGCTGGACTTTACCACCATTTTGGTATTCCAAAATATACTTTAGATAAAAAAATGTTTGGTATTTTTCCACATATAATAAATGAAGAAAATACACAGTTGCTTAGAGGATTTGACGATATATTTTACGCACCTCATTCAAGACATACCTGTGTAAAAAAAGGAGATATTGAAAAAGTACCTGAATTGGAAATACTTTCAGAATCAAAAGATGCCGGAGTCTATATACTTTCAACAAAAGGCGGACGTCAAATTTTTGTAACAGGTCATCCTGAATATGATACCTTAACATTAAAATCAGAATATGATAGAGACGTAGCAGCTAATTTGCCCATAGAGATTCCCAAAAATTATTTTCCTTATAATGATACAACCAAACAACCTAGAGCAACTTGGAAAAGTCATGCCAACCTTTTATTTATAAACTGGCTGAATTACTATGTATATCAAGAGACACCTTATAATTTGGATAGTCTTCAATAACATAGAAAAATGGAAATGACCTTTTAATAAAATAGTGTCATTTCCATTTTTTATAGATTTCTACAATTTCATAAATAGGTTCAAAATAACCAAAATCTATTTAATAAGTTTATTCATATCTTCAGCAACATTCATATTGTCCTGTAACATAATTAGATTTTTATGTCAACTAATTTTGAAAATGTCCCAAAAAGTTTTAATTATTAGCACCAGCAATAGCTGGTGCTTTGTTACGCTTATAACATTATTTTTAGGTATAGCAAACACATCCATCAACTTAAAGTTTTTTAAGTAAAAGGGCTTTTTAGTTCTTTAAGCTATGTTTTCTTTTTGTCTATGAGCCTGCTTATTGCAATAATGTTCAAATGAAGCCTGCTTCCATGGGTGACTCATCGGCGGTATATAGTGTTTCTTTGGAGTTTTTGAGGTCTTCGCAAGATCAAAATTTTTTGATGAAGGAACATGATCCGGAAGCAATTCAAGTGCATAAACTTTTTCGTTTGCACAAAAATATAGATCATTGTTAAATGCCTTTATTACTATACCGCAGGTACCTTTATGGTAATATACTGGGTGACCATTAGCATCTACTGGAAGATAATATCCTTTATTGTATTTTACACAACTCCCATTGTCTACTTTCCTACTAGCAAGTACACCAAGAATTAAATTGATTTTCTCAATATCAGGTTGCGTTTCGAATACAGATTTGATATTATCAACAGGTAAAGCAAATCGAGCATTGAATTTTTTTATGTAGGAGTTTAAAAATTCATTTGCCTGCTCAATCGTGCTTATACCAGCTAAACGCAATTCGATAGGAAGTCGTGATTGCAGTGTTTGAAACATTCGTTCCACACGCCCCTTGGCTTGTGGAATGCTGCTGGTTTTAATCTCAATTCCTAACTGCTTGCAGGCATAACCGAATTGGGTAAAAGTGTCCTCTTCGATAGAAGGGGATTTCTTTTGTTTATACTCAAAAACTGTACGCCTATCGGTGTAAAACATATAAGGAATACCATAGGTTTTCAATATTTGCTCAAGTACATGGTAATATCCATTTAGCGTTTCTTGAACATCGAAATAAGCACCTACAATAGCACCTGTGGCATCATCTACAGCTATATGAAGCTGACTTTTTTCTCCACCAAACCAAGGATGAAGAGAAGCATCCATCTGAAGCATTTCTCCAAAGTAGGCACATCTCGGACGCCTAGGATGAGCATCTTCGATAGCAAGAATAGAACTTTGAATAACACTAGCCTGCTTTTTTGACTTTGTAGATTTTTGCATATCTTTAAGTTTAGTGTATAGAGCCTTCTTAGAAGAACGTTTTGCCTTAGGAGACAGGATGAATTCCTGCAAAAGGATGGAACGTATAGTGTTTGATGAAACTTTGATTCCTTCAAATTCTTTTAAGAGTTCTGAAAAATGAGTTAAATTGGTGCCTTCATATTTTGTTCGATATAAGTCAACAATAGTCTGTTTTGTAGAATTATCTAAAGCATGGACAGGTTTTTTACCACGATTTCCATGTATAAAAAAGGCTTTTCCCTGCTCTTTATACCCTTTAATCATTCTGTTAATGTGCCTAACAGTACAGTTAATCTGTACAGCAGCTCTTTGCTTGTTACCATTGCTCTCTACTAATTTCTTGATTATGTTATATTTTGCATTCTCATTCATTGTTAAAACTACCTTTCTGATTTTGTCCACCTCACTTCTTAGTCATGAGGTTTTATTATACTATAAACTTATTTATTTGGGACATAATCAAATGCGGTATACTAAGACATTATCACAATTCAATCATATGTCCTGTAACATAATTAGATTTTTATTGACATTGAAAAACATAACATATATAATACATATTAGTTAATAAGAATTTTACAAAAAATTAAATAAATCCTTATCAAGAGAAACTTAGGGACTGGCCCTATGAAGTTTCAGCAACCTCATGCTTTGCCCATGCGTAAACATGTAAAGGTGCTAATTCCAGCAGATCATAATAATTCTGAAAGATGAGGGAGAGATGTTTTTTTAATAAACTCTCATAATAACCTATGCTATTTATCCTCTTCTTTTTAGAAAGAGGATTTTTTATTTTTCGGTAAAAAATTCATGAATTTAAAATACATTACTTAAAGAGAGGAAGTGAATAATGTATTTTTACATATTAAAATACATTAGTACAAATTATGGACAAACTTACATCAAAAGAAATTATAAAACTTGGACTAAAAACTGGAGCTTCTCTAGCAGGAATTGCAAATGTTGAGGACCTAAAAAAAGCCCCTGCATTTACTGTAGTACCTAAAATGCCTAAATACAACGGTGTTGGAACTTATATGCGTGGAGAAAAAGATAAATTTCTAACAGAGGTTCTATGGCCCCAGGGAATAAAAAGTGTACTTATTTTAGCTTATCATCATCCTGTAGACAATCCTGCTGTGGACTATTGGATTGAAGATCATAATACTATAGGCAATAAAAAATTAATTAGTATTACCAAAAGTGTTAAAAGTACATTGGAAAATGAAGGTATAGAAACCTA
The genomic region above belongs to Clostridium sp. AWRP and contains:
- a CDS encoding helix-turn-helix domain-containing protein, with product MDKKDLPACPVETTLSLIGDKWKVLIIRDLLTGTKRFGELKKSVGSISQKVLTQNLRQMEQDGLVNRKVYAEVPPRVEYSLTSLGFSLKPILDVMWSWGEEYKKCSLGNNLC
- a CDS encoding pyridoxamine 5'-phosphate oxidase family protein: MNEVVKFLKENPVQYFATVGLDGKPKVRPFQFMLEKEGKLYFCTNNKKDVFAQLQKCPYIEISTSSPKFAWIRLNGKVVFSNDMETKKAIIENSSLVKSLYKSAENPIFEIFYLKDAKAVIANFSGNPPKEYTL
- a CDS encoding sugar kinase is translated as MVRLTENKIVIIKRKTGLEELIARYNTIEQAKFYIEHLGSDFSDYITEDKIYKQAVSKAQSQLEGLGRTQIVDRDFVPNFIFGGNDLVVVIGQDGLVANTLKYLSNQLLIGVNPDSSRWDGVLLPFKVDDLKLVVKDVFNVKRQVKEVSMAKAALNDGQSIYAVNDLFIGQKSHVSARYNIKLGKDEEHQSSSGVIVSTGLGSTGWLKSILTGAINIINNTSNSDLKIKQKNNPAWDIDYLYFSVREPFPSRTTKADIVFGKIKKGSQLKISSQMPENGVIFSDGIESDYLKFNSGIEATITLAEKKGHLVI
- a CDS encoding SPFH domain-containing protein; protein product: MFGFKFIKFQPSEYVLKYRNGKIVREGAGISFYYYVPTTSIVLVPVGSVDSPFIFEEVTSDFQTVTVQGQVTFRIVDQKKIAGVLNYTLDMKKGKGYVSDDPKKLPQRVINIVRVLTKKTIENLELKDAIKSSEILASEILSKIKKSEEIELLGIEILGLSILNIVPNKETARALEAQTREKILKKADEAIYERRNASIEQERRVKENEYNTEIAVENKKKQVRETQLEAERTFQQKQNELKQEKMNFETALEEKKRALVDISVKNSKVRADAKAYELSAVMKSLEGIDSNIIQSLASIGMQPNKLAALALQELAENAGKIGQLNISPDLFQEILKGRN
- a CDS encoding APC family permease, translated to MEAKLEKRYGLITAIAMVIGIVIGSGVFFKAEKVLTATGGNLTLGILAWVIGGIIMISCAYTFAVMATKYQYVNGVVDYAEATLGKKYAYYVGWFMALIYYPTLTSVLAWISARYTCVLLGFSITGGECMTIAGVYLIASFALNSLSPILAGKFQVSTTIIKLIPLALMAVIGTVVGVGNGMIAYNFTTVVKEVNTSNALFTAVVATAFAYEGWIIATSINAELKDAKKNLPLALVGGTFVIMIIYILYYVGLAGAVTNKVMMAGGEAGAKLAFQTVFSSVGGSLLFVFVIISCLGTLNGLMLGCTRGIYSLAARNIGPKPDVFKQVDNVTNMPTNSSVFGLLLCGIWLLYFYGANLTKPWFGFFSFDSSELPIVTIYALYIPIFIMMMKKEKDLNPFKRFIAPIISLAGCVFMIIAACFSHKMEVAAYLIVFAVVMIFGAMFCKEKIEE
- the metA gene encoding homoserine O-succinyltransferase — its product is MPINIPNDLPASKTLKAENIFVMNERRALKQDIRPLNIVILNLMPVKTVTEVQLLRLLSNSPIQIDITLIYPKSHRSRNTSEQYLLKYYETFDEIKDRKFDGMIITGAPVEKLKFEDVDYWDELTEIMDWSKKNVYSTLHICWGSQAGLYHHFGIPKYTLDKKMFGIFPHIINEENTQLLRGFDDIFYAPHSRHTCVKKGDIEKVPELEILSESKDAGVYILSTKGGRQIFVTGHPEYDTLTLKSEYDRDVAANLPIEIPKNYFPYNDTTKQPRATWKSHANLLFINWLNYYVYQETPYNLDSLQ
- a CDS encoding ISNCY family transposase, which gives rise to MNENAKYNIIKKLVESNGNKQRAAVQINCTVRHINRMIKGYKEQGKAFFIHGNRGKKPVHALDNSTKQTIVDLYRTKYEGTNLTHFSELLKEFEGIKVSSNTIRSILLQEFILSPKAKRSSKKALYTKLKDMQKSTKSKKQASVIQSSILAIEDAHPRRPRCAYFGEMLQMDASLHPWFGGEKSQLHIAVDDATGAIVGAYFDVQETLNGYYHVLEQILKTYGIPYMFYTDRRTVFEYKQKKSPSIEEDTFTQFGYACKQLGIEIKTSSIPQAKGRVERMFQTLQSRLPIELRLAGISTIEQANEFLNSYIKKFNARFALPVDNIKSVFETQPDIEKINLILGVLASRKVDNGSCVKYNKGYYLPVDANGHPVYYHKGTCGIVIKAFNNDLYFCANEKVYALELLPDHVPSSKNFDLAKTSKTPKKHYIPPMSHPWKQASFEHYCNKQAHRQKENIA